A region from the Gemmatimonadota bacterium genome encodes:
- a CDS encoding AraC family transcriptional regulator — protein sequence MDYAAGESHAAHSHPVDTLTLVCGGSLVERAGSAEARAGALSVVVKPAGTEHSDRFGSAGARTFQVVLDGVVSRSIEEGDTGRLGWKWIHGGPAARAMLEFAQVLKDANGRAEEAGLALFGVLGAVTEGGLGRDDQPPRWLRRVRERIDDDPARPIRVWRLAQTAGVHPVSLTRAFRRHHGVSVTSWIHRRRVERAAGLLSGGSVPIARVALQSGFADQSHLTRIFRRATGLTPAAYRRFATAS from the coding sequence GTGGACTACGCGGCGGGGGAGAGCCACGCGGCCCACTCCCATCCGGTCGATACGCTGACGCTCGTGTGCGGCGGCTCGCTCGTGGAGCGCGCCGGTTCGGCCGAGGCGCGGGCGGGCGCTCTCAGCGTAGTCGTGAAACCTGCCGGGACGGAGCACAGTGACAGGTTCGGCTCGGCTGGCGCACGCACGTTCCAGGTGGTGCTGGATGGAGTCGTGTCCCGCTCCATCGAGGAAGGCGATACTGGCCGACTCGGCTGGAAATGGATCCATGGCGGGCCCGCCGCGCGAGCCATGCTCGAGTTCGCGCAGGTCCTGAAGGACGCGAACGGCCGCGCGGAGGAGGCGGGCCTGGCGCTGTTCGGCGTGCTTGGCGCGGTTACCGAAGGCGGCCTCGGCCGCGACGACCAGCCGCCGCGGTGGCTGCGCCGCGTGCGCGAGCGGATCGACGACGACCCGGCCCGGCCGATCCGGGTCTGGCGCCTGGCGCAGACCGCCGGCGTGCACCCGGTGTCGCTGACGCGCGCGTTCCGGCGCCACCACGGGGTTTCGGTGACGAGCTGGATCCACCGCCGCCGCGTGGAGCGCGCGGCAGGGCTGCTGTCCGGCGGGAGCGTACCGATCGCCCGGGTTGCCTTGCAGTCCGGCTTCGCGGACCAGAGTCACCTGACCCGCATCTTCCGCAGAGCCACGGGCCTCACGCCGGCCGCGTACCGCCGCTTCGCGACCGCCTCCTAG
- a CDS encoding serine hydrolase domain-containing protein — MSHIGPTASLAIAIALAAPAACQRPDSPQPVDHPVIESFASRVFELGLAPAMAVAVVQGDSIVYLDAFGLADIERGRPATIETGFYIASSTKPFVGLAASLLHARGEIDLDAAVTDYLPDAELPQDDGSPLSLRDLLTHTHGVSNDGPLTFRAAFSGAGERDEMIALIGEHGPAEAGRAFEYGNVGYNVASLALATALGETWKQTVGRDILEPVGMAATTPNVSTLDSASLAMPYAAEAEGFSRRHYAKTDANMHAAGGLVTTAADLARWLEVNMSGGTVDGRRVFPEEVLAEAHRPHATQDNAFDEFTREGYGLGWHVGHYKGERQLHHFGGFSGFHAHVSFMPERRIGVAVVTNESTVGSLLALLTARFAYDVLLDTPDLEAQADSLLERFGAQVEMMRGRIGEDRARRAARPAQPARPFGDYAGAYANAQWGTIVFALEGDGMVATMGPLRSGVEVLDISREALRVELTGRGSVASFVFGDAPRAEAVVVFGQRFERLP; from the coding sequence ATGTCACATATCGGCCCAACCGCCTCGCTGGCGATCGCCATCGCCCTCGCCGCGCCGGCGGCGTGCCAGCGCCCCGACAGCCCGCAGCCAGTGGATCACCCCGTGATCGAATCGTTCGCCAGCCGCGTCTTCGAGCTCGGTCTCGCGCCCGCCATGGCCGTGGCGGTGGTGCAGGGCGATTCGATCGTGTACCTGGACGCGTTCGGCCTGGCCGACATCGAGCGCGGCCGCCCGGCGACGATCGAAACCGGCTTCTACATCGCGTCGTCCACCAAGCCGTTCGTGGGGCTCGCGGCGTCCCTGCTCCACGCTCGTGGCGAGATAGACCTGGACGCGGCCGTCACCGACTACCTGCCCGACGCCGAGCTGCCGCAAGACGACGGCTCACCGTTGAGCCTGCGCGATCTGCTCACGCACACGCACGGGGTGTCCAACGACGGGCCGCTCACCTTCCGCGCGGCGTTCTCAGGAGCCGGCGAGCGGGACGAGATGATCGCGCTCATCGGCGAACACGGTCCCGCCGAAGCGGGGCGCGCCTTCGAGTACGGCAACGTCGGCTACAACGTGGCGAGCCTGGCACTGGCAACAGCGCTGGGCGAAACCTGGAAGCAAACCGTGGGGCGCGACATCCTGGAGCCCGTGGGCATGGCCGCCACCACCCCCAACGTGTCCACGCTGGACAGCGCCTCCCTCGCCATGCCGTACGCGGCCGAAGCCGAGGGCTTTTCGCGCCGGCACTACGCCAAGACGGACGCCAACATGCACGCCGCGGGGGGGCTGGTTACCACCGCGGCGGACCTGGCCCGCTGGCTGGAGGTGAACATGAGCGGGGGGACGGTCGATGGCCGCAGGGTGTTCCCCGAGGAGGTGCTCGCCGAGGCCCACCGGCCGCACGCCACCCAGGACAACGCGTTCGACGAGTTCACCCGCGAAGGCTACGGCCTGGGCTGGCACGTGGGACACTACAAGGGCGAGCGCCAACTCCATCACTTCGGCGGCTTCAGCGGCTTCCACGCCCACGTTTCGTTCATGCCCGAGCGCCGCATAGGCGTAGCGGTGGTCACCAACGAGTCCACGGTGGGCTCGCTGCTCGCGCTACTGACGGCCCGTTTCGCCTACGACGTGCTTCTGGACACGCCCGACCTGGAGGCCCAGGCGGACTCCCTGCTCGAGAGGTTCGGGGCACAGGTGGAGATGATGCGGGGGCGCATCGGCGAAGACCGCGCGCGTCGGGCGGCGCGGCCCGCCCAGCCGGCGAGGCCGTTCGGCGACTACGCCGGCGCCTACGCCAACGCTCAGTGGGGCACCATCGTGTTCGCGTTGGAAGGCGACGGCATGGTCGCGACGATGGGCCCGCTCCGCTCCGGCGTGGAGGTGCTCGATATCTCCCGGGAGGCTCTCCGCGTGGAACTCACGGGGCGCGGCTCGGTCGCGTCGTTCGTGTTTGGCGACGCTCCCCGGGCGGAGGCGGTAGTCGTGTTCGGCCAGCGTTTCGAGCGGCTGCCCTAG
- a CDS encoding HmuY family protein has translation MTGSLRSADGTPGSTPPAGGDYPGSRPPWLLAIAAAFLVLIGVLLISSLVRPEVTSYAPSPPADRDEPEGFAGPDTLTIDARAGEGWVGLDIARRRVGAVEDMAGAWDVAAQRHRLAVNGGAEFAGGAGVLFSESPFDSLFEAAERGYSASLVTPSGDTVSAVLDEWYAYHFLSHLLEPESGTFVIRTAAGKYAKLRVLGYYCPGAEPGCVTVEFAYQGDGSRRLSP, from the coding sequence TTGACCGGTTCCTTGCGTAGCGCGGACGGGACGCCCGGGTCGACCCCGCCCGCGGGAGGCGATTACCCGGGCTCCCGGCCGCCGTGGCTGCTGGCCATCGCCGCGGCGTTTCTGGTGTTGATCGGGGTGCTACTGATCTCGTCGCTGGTGAGGCCGGAGGTGACGTCTTACGCGCCCTCGCCGCCGGCGGATCGAGACGAGCCCGAGGGGTTCGCGGGTCCCGACACGCTGACCATCGACGCGCGCGCCGGCGAGGGTTGGGTCGGCCTCGACATCGCGCGGCGCCGCGTGGGCGCGGTGGAGGACATGGCCGGCGCCTGGGACGTCGCCGCGCAGCGCCACCGGCTCGCCGTCAACGGCGGCGCGGAATTCGCGGGCGGCGCGGGCGTACTCTTCAGCGAGAGCCCGTTCGACTCGCTCTTCGAGGCGGCCGAGCGGGGCTACTCGGCGAGCCTGGTTACGCCGAGCGGAGACACCGTAAGCGCGGTCCTGGACGAGTGGTACGCCTACCACTTCCTGTCGCATCTGTTGGAGCCCGAGTCCGGCACATTCGTCATCCGCACGGCAGCCGGGAAGTACGCGAAGCTGCGCGTGTTGGGCTACTACTGCCCGGGCGCGGAGCCGGGCTGCGTGACGGTGGAGTTTGCCTACCAGGGGGACGGAAGCCGGCGCCTCTCACCCTGA
- the trxB gene encoding thioredoxin-disulfide reductase, with protein sequence MSDRQIEQIVIIGSGPAGWTAAVYAARAELEPLVFEGLPSPDMIPGGQLMYTTEVENYPGFPTGVDGQQLMLDMRAQAERFGTRVRTEDIVSVDLTSQPLRLTTSEGEEVLTRTVVVATGAVAQWLGLEHEQRLRRMGGGVSACAVCDGALPAFRDKPLVVVGGGDTAMEEASFLARYGSEVTIVHRRDEFRAAKVMQDRVLSNPKIRVEWNHVVKDVLGDDFVEGVVVEHVDTGEQRTLEAAGLFVAIGHRPNTEFLGGAVDLTDAGYLRVAPGSTETSVPAVFGAGDVIDDHYRQAVTAAGTGCMAALDAEHWLANHGAEFQPAAGEGESVLEPSGSAAAGA encoded by the coding sequence ATGAGCGATCGACAGATCGAGCAGATCGTGATAATAGGGTCGGGGCCAGCCGGCTGGACCGCGGCCGTGTACGCCGCGCGGGCGGAGCTCGAACCACTCGTGTTCGAGGGCCTGCCCAGCCCGGACATGATCCCGGGCGGCCAGCTCATGTATACCACCGAGGTGGAAAACTACCCGGGGTTCCCCACGGGCGTGGACGGGCAGCAGCTCATGCTGGACATGAGAGCTCAGGCCGAGCGATTCGGAACCCGCGTGCGCACGGAAGACATCGTGTCGGTGGACCTGACCTCGCAGCCCCTGCGTCTGACGACGTCGGAGGGCGAGGAGGTTCTGACGCGCACCGTGGTGGTGGCTACGGGCGCGGTGGCGCAATGGCTTGGGCTGGAGCACGAGCAGCGGCTGCGCAGGATGGGCGGGGGGGTGAGCGCGTGCGCGGTCTGCGACGGCGCCCTGCCGGCGTTCCGCGACAAGCCGCTCGTGGTCGTGGGCGGCGGCGACACGGCCATGGAGGAAGCCAGCTTCCTGGCCCGCTACGGGAGCGAGGTCACCATCGTCCACCGGCGCGACGAGTTTCGGGCGGCCAAGGTGATGCAGGACCGCGTGCTGTCGAACCCCAAGATCCGGGTGGAGTGGAATCACGTGGTGAAGGACGTCCTCGGCGACGACTTCGTGGAGGGTGTCGTGGTGGAGCACGTGGACACCGGTGAGCAGCGGACGCTCGAGGCGGCGGGACTGTTCGTGGCGATCGGCCACCGTCCGAACACCGAGTTTCTGGGCGGGGCGGTCGATCTGACCGACGCCGGCTACTTGAGGGTGGCCCCCGGATCGACCGAGACGAGCGTTCCGGCGGTGTTCGGCGCCGGCGACGTCATCGACGATCACTATCGTCAGGCGGTGACCGCCGCCGGTACCGGCTGCATGGCCGCGCTCGACGCGGAGCACTGGCTGGCCAACCACGGAGCGGAGTTCCAGCCGGCCGCGGGAGAAGGCGAGTCAGTCCTGGAGCCGTCGGGATCGGCGGCGGCGGGCGCCTGA
- a CDS encoding transglycosylase domain-containing protein, whose translation MAIRDTLGAARAAGREWARDAAAGARVWAAAARRGGARLRLPRLTPLRALLLAPLLIVVALAAFAATLLLPVVSCRGPECPSVEAIAAYRPPEASRVFAANGTVLADLSPHRRVVVALENIAPVLRDGVVAVEDRRFWDHGGVDPRGVARAAWRNARSVELREGFSTLEMQLARNVFPETMPLSDRGRRKVWEVVLASRMDEALDKREILERYLNQIYLGSGIYGVEAAARAYFGKSAAEVNAGEAALLIGLIKSPERYNPRRSPQRARERRDLVLRVLADRRVLDHETAREAAAEDVRLAPPFASATPAPYLVSAVRGELAELFGDDADERGLRVFTGLDPRLQAAAQAALRSQIERIEAGAYGTWKHAVPDSGSTLGSSPGASPYLQGMIVAMDPHTGILRALVGGRDFVHSQYDRALQARRQPGSAFKPIVYSAAIEFGMPPTALVSTGPVEIKTVGAPVWRPGDHVSDSVGALTARQALATSSNHAAVRVGRWVGEELVVAAARDLGITTPMEPFPSIHLGAADVIPVELVAAYAAFGNGGWRVRPRLLARVEDASGQVLWAAPTARERALGEAAAFVTLTMLEDVVDYGTGSAIRREGFWGPAAGKTGTTNEGKDVWFIGLTPDIVAGVWLGFDQPKPIGTGASGSRLAAPVWGELMAGYYRDRRTPLPWQPPGSVIALPIDTTTGHVATPDCPGEYVRTEYFVPGSEPRAYCPTHGRGGFFDRVWRRLRRSF comes from the coding sequence ATGGCGATCAGGGACACGCTGGGGGCGGCGAGGGCGGCCGGCCGCGAGTGGGCGCGCGACGCGGCGGCGGGCGCGCGCGTGTGGGCCGCGGCGGCGCGGCGCGGCGGCGCTCGGCTGCGCCTGCCACGGCTGACCCCGCTGCGAGCGCTGCTGCTGGCGCCGCTCCTGATCGTCGTGGCGCTGGCGGCGTTCGCCGCCACGCTCCTGCTCCCGGTGGTGTCCTGTCGAGGCCCGGAATGTCCCTCCGTCGAGGCCATCGCGGCCTATCGGCCCCCGGAGGCGAGTCGCGTATTCGCGGCGAACGGCACGGTGCTCGCTGATCTGTCCCCGCACCGTCGCGTGGTGGTGGCGCTGGAGAACATCGCCCCCGTGTTGCGCGACGGAGTGGTGGCCGTCGAGGACCGGCGTTTCTGGGATCACGGCGGCGTGGATCCCCGCGGCGTGGCGCGAGCCGCGTGGCGCAACGCGCGCTCGGTGGAATTGCGCGAGGGCTTCAGCACCCTGGAGATGCAGCTAGCGCGCAACGTCTTCCCGGAGACGATGCCGCTCTCGGACCGCGGCCGGCGCAAGGTCTGGGAGGTGGTTCTCGCTTCGCGCATGGACGAAGCGCTGGACAAGCGTGAGATCCTCGAACGCTACCTGAACCAGATCTACCTGGGCTCGGGGATCTACGGCGTCGAGGCGGCGGCCAGGGCCTACTTCGGCAAGTCGGCCGCGGAGGTGAACGCCGGCGAGGCAGCGCTCCTCATCGGGCTGATCAAGTCGCCGGAGCGCTACAACCCACGCCGGTCGCCGCAGCGGGCCCGCGAGCGCCGCGACCTCGTGCTGCGCGTGCTCGCGGACCGCCGCGTGCTGGACCACGAGACGGCGCGCGAGGCGGCCGCGGAAGACGTGCGGTTGGCGCCGCCGTTCGCGTCGGCCACCCCCGCTCCCTACCTGGTCAGCGCGGTGCGCGGCGAGTTGGCCGAGTTGTTCGGCGACGACGCGGACGAGCGCGGGCTGCGCGTGTTCACCGGACTGGATCCGCGCCTGCAAGCGGCGGCGCAAGCCGCGCTGCGGTCTCAGATCGAGCGCATCGAGGCGGGCGCTTACGGGACCTGGAAGCACGCCGTGCCGGACAGCGGCTCTACGCTGGGCAGCTCCCCGGGCGCTTCGCCCTACCTGCAGGGCATGATCGTCGCCATGGACCCGCACACGGGCATCCTGCGGGCGCTCGTCGGCGGGCGGGATTTCGTGCACTCGCAGTACGACCGCGCGTTGCAGGCGCGGCGCCAGCCCGGGTCCGCGTTCAAGCCGATCGTGTACTCGGCGGCGATCGAGTTCGGCATGCCGCCGACCGCACTGGTTTCGACCGGCCCCGTTGAGATCAAGACCGTGGGCGCGCCCGTCTGGCGGCCGGGCGATCACGTCTCGGACAGCGTCGGCGCGCTGACGGCGCGGCAGGCGCTGGCCACGTCGTCCAACCACGCCGCGGTGCGCGTCGGCCGCTGGGTGGGCGAGGAGTTGGTCGTCGCCGCCGCCCGGGACCTCGGCATCACGACCCCGATGGAGCCGTTCCCGAGCATCCACCTCGGGGCGGCCGACGTCATCCCCGTCGAGCTGGTCGCGGCCTACGCCGCCTTCGGCAACGGCGGCTGGCGCGTTCGTCCCAGGCTGCTCGCGCGCGTCGAGGACGCGTCGGGGCAGGTCCTGTGGGCCGCGCCCACGGCGCGCGAGCGCGCGCTCGGCGAGGCCGCCGCGTTCGTCACGCTGACGATGCTGGAGGATGTGGTCGACTACGGCACCGGCTCGGCCATACGGCGCGAAGGCTTCTGGGGTCCGGCCGCGGGCAAGACGGGCACGACCAACGAAGGCAAGGACGTTTGGTTCATCGGCCTGACGCCGGACATCGTGGCGGGTGTGTGGCTCGGCTTCGATCAGCCGAAACCGATCGGGACCGGAGCCAGCGGGAGCAGGCTGGCCGCGCCGGTGTGGGGCGAGTTGATGGCCGGCTACTACCGCGACCGGCGGACCCCGCTGCCGTGGCAGCCGCCGGGCTCAGTCATCGCGCTACCGATCGACACCACCACCGGGCACGTCGCGACCCCCGACTGCCCCGGCGAGTACGTCCGCACCGAGTACTTCGTACCCGGTTCAGAGCCACGCGCCTACTGCCCGACGCACGGCCGGGGCGGCTTCTTCGACCGGGTCTGGCGCCGACTGCGGCGTTCCTTCTAG
- a CDS encoding SDR family oxidoreductase, translating to MTTGTGPDLVGRKVLITGGTKGIGRAVAEAVVAHGASAAVAARSEDGVRRFAAELAEGAAEGARVAGIRCDVRDPRQCADLVASAAEALGGLDVLINNAGIGRFQPVADMDPETWEDVIRTNLDSVFHCSHAAIPLLREAEDSWIINMASLAGKNAFPGGAAYNASKFGLVGFSEALMQEVRHDGIRVSYVMPGSVATGFTHPTPGTDDSWKIQPEDVARVVLDLLAMPTRTLASRVEVRPSRPPKR from the coding sequence ATGACGACCGGGACGGGGCCCGACTTGGTGGGGCGCAAGGTGCTCATAACTGGCGGCACGAAGGGGATCGGGCGGGCGGTGGCCGAGGCGGTGGTCGCGCACGGCGCTTCGGCGGCGGTCGCGGCCCGGTCCGAGGACGGCGTGCGGCGCTTCGCCGCCGAGCTGGCGGAGGGCGCGGCGGAGGGGGCCCGAGTCGCGGGCATAAGGTGCGACGTGCGAGACCCGCGCCAGTGCGCCGATCTGGTGGCCAGCGCTGCCGAGGCATTGGGCGGCCTGGACGTGCTGATCAACAACGCCGGCATCGGCCGATTTCAACCCGTCGCGGACATGGACCCCGAGACCTGGGAAGACGTGATCCGGACCAATCTGGACAGCGTCTTTCACTGTTCGCACGCGGCCATCCCCCTCCTCCGAGAGGCCGAGGATTCCTGGATCATCAACATGGCCAGCCTGGCGGGGAAGAACGCCTTTCCCGGCGGCGCTGCGTACAACGCGAGCAAGTTCGGGCTGGTCGGCTTCAGCGAGGCGCTGATGCAGGAGGTCCGGCACGACGGCATCCGCGTCAGCTACGTCATGCCCGGCAGCGTGGCCACGGGATTCACGCATCCTACGCCGGGCACGGACGATTCCTGGAAGATCCAGCCCGAAGACGTGGCGCGGGTCGTGCTCGACCTGCTCGCGATGCCGACCCGGACGCTGGCCAGCCGGGTCGAGGTGCGGCCGTCGCGGCCGCCCAAGCGATAG